A part of Cannabis sativa cultivar Pink pepper isolate KNU-18-1 chromosome 6, ASM2916894v1, whole genome shotgun sequence genomic DNA contains:
- the LOC115724435 gene encoding (R)-mandelonitrile lyase 1 has translation MESFIAYILSLYLIILCANFHPQQQVLALATSGSDYDFRYMKSVYDATEMSLEEEYFDYIIIGGGTAGCPLAATLSENYSVLVLERGSVPTANPNVLHLHGFFANLMQEEEENKVTPAQRFTSDDGVENVRGRVLGGSSMINAGFFSRGDEGFYSKSGVKWEMDRVEKAYEWVEESIVFRPKLPLWQSSFRDALLEIGVGPDNEFDLNHKLGTKISGSTFDEVGRRHGAVELLNKGNLNNLKVVVHATVEKIIFSTKVSRNYHSGDDNDHDNNPPKPYAIGVIYSDSKGKSHTVLVRHKGEVILSAGAIGSPQLLLLSGIGPHSYLSSLNIPIVHSQPNVGDFIADNPRNNINLIIPSPTDPSPVQVVGITNHYFIETISANLPASLTPLPFSVYPKSSTAHLGMTVICEKLRQPLSSGSLWLASPNDVRVTPHVRFNYFSHPKDLSQCVSGVRKIGEMLKTNAMERFKMVDSNEERNFMYFGPSLPTNQSNESAMEEFCRSSVTTIWHYHGGCTVGKVVDGDFRVMGVNSLRVVDGSTFRVSPGTNPQATVMMLGRYVGLKMLQEREVEANVE, from the exons ATGGAATCATTCATTGCTTATATTTTATCTCTGTACTTAATAATTTTATGTGCTAATTTTCATCCTCAGCAACAGGTTCTGGCGTTAGCTACCTCTGGATCCGATTATG ATTTTAGGTACATGAAATCTGTATATGATGCCACAGAGATGTCATTAGAGGAAGAATATTTTGACTACATCATAATTGGTGGTGGCACAGCCGGGTGTCCCTTGGCTGCCACCCTATCCGAAAACTACTCAGTTCTTGTCCTCGAAAGAGGCAGTGTCCCCACAGCTAACCCGAACGTCTTGCACCTACACGGATTTTTCGCCAATCTCatgcaagaagaagaagaaaataaggtTACCCCGGCCCAGAGGTTTACTTCTGACGACGGGGTTGAGAATGTGAGAGGTAGGGTTTTGGGAGGGTCTAGCATGATTAATGCTGGCTTCTTTTCGCGAGGAGACGAGGGTTTCTACTCGAAATCAGGAGTAAAATGGGAGATGGATAGAGTAGAGAAGGCGTATGAGTGGGTTGAAGAGAGTATAGTGTTTCGGCCTAAGTTGCCCCTTTGGCAATCTTCCTTTAGAGATGCTTTGTTAGAAATTGGTGTGGGTCCTGATAATGAATTCGATTTGAATCACAAACTTGGTACAAAAATTTCTGGATCAACTTTTGATGAAGTTGGGAGAAGACATGGTGCTGTGGAGCTTCTTAATAAAGGAAATTTGAACAACTTAAAAGTTGTTGTTCATGCCACTGTGGAAAAAATCATCTTCTCTACAAAAGTATCAA GAAATTATCATTCTGGCGATGACAATGATCATGATAACAACCCTCCAA AACCTTATGCCATTGGAGTGATATATAGTGATTCAAAAGGAAAATCTCACACAGTGTTAGTTAGACACAAAGGAGAAGTTATATTAAGTGCTGGTGCAATTGGAAGTCCTCAACTTTTGCTACTAAGTGGAATTGGCCCACATTCTTACCTCTCATCACTTAATATCCCAATAGTTCATTCTCAACCCAATGTAGGAGATTTCATTGCTGATAACCCTCGTAACAACATCAATCTCATAATCCCATCACCAACTGATCCTTCCCCAGTTCAAGTTGTAGGCATTACAAACCATTATTTCATCGAAACCATCTCAGCTAATCTTCCAGCTTCCCTAACTCCGTTACCTTTCAGTGTGTACCCTAAGTCCTCCACCGCGCATTTGGGTATGACCGTCATTTGTGAGAAGCTAAGGCAACCCTTGTCGAGTGGCTCTCTATGGTTGGCTTCGCCCAATGATGTGAGAGTCACTCCACATGTGCGGTTCAACTACTTCTCTCACCCTAAAGACCTTTCCCAGTGTGTTAGTGGGGTGAGGAAGATTGGCGAGATGTTAAAAACCAATGCCATGGAACGATTTAAGATGGTTGATTCtaatgaagagagaaattttatgtattttggGCCTTCTTTGCCGACGAATCAGTCAAATGAGTCGGCAATGGAAGAATTTTGTCGAAGCAGTGTGACAACCATATGGCATTACCATGGCGGATGCACAGTTGGGAAAGTTGTTGATGGTGATTTTCGAGTTATGGGGGTTAACTCGCTTCGTGTTGTGGATGGTTCTACTTTTCGTGTCTCTCCCGGAACCAATCCTCAAGCCACTGTCATGATGTTAGGCCG GTATGTTGGGCTTAAGATGTTGCAAGAAAGAGAAGTCGAAGCAAATGTAGAGTAA